One window from the genome of Pandoraea fibrosis encodes:
- a CDS encoding 3-hydroxyacyl-CoA dehydrogenase NAD-binding domain-containing protein, translating into MKYDNIERVAVIGTGVIGASWAAYFLARGLRVSAWDPAPGARERLREAVDAHWPTLIRIGLSADASRDALTFHDTLDGALAGADFVQESGPEREDLKQDLFRKMDGALPPSVVIASSSSGLLMSRVQSVCAHPERVVLGHPFNPPHLIPLVEVIGGEQSSPAAIDTAMQFYRAIGKRPIHVKKEVKGHIANRLQAALWREAMHLVDTGVASVADIDDAIAYGPGLRWAALGPFLNLHLSGGAGGIAHLLEHLGPPIESWWADLGEPVLTDDLKARITAGVDAELAGRGNARLEAQRDAVILGILASKP; encoded by the coding sequence GTGAAATACGACAACATCGAACGGGTTGCCGTCATCGGCACCGGTGTCATCGGTGCAAGCTGGGCGGCTTATTTTCTCGCGCGTGGTTTGCGCGTGAGCGCCTGGGACCCGGCGCCCGGTGCTCGCGAGCGGTTGCGCGAAGCGGTCGATGCGCACTGGCCCACGTTGATTCGCATCGGACTATCTGCGGATGCCTCACGCGACGCGCTGACGTTCCACGACACGCTTGACGGTGCGCTCGCAGGGGCCGACTTCGTGCAGGAGAGCGGTCCCGAGCGTGAAGATCTGAAGCAGGACCTCTTTCGCAAGATGGACGGTGCGCTGCCGCCGTCCGTCGTGATCGCGTCGAGTTCGTCGGGGTTGTTGATGAGTCGCGTGCAGTCGGTGTGTGCGCATCCCGAGCGTGTCGTGCTCGGGCATCCGTTCAACCCACCGCATCTGATTCCGTTGGTCGAAGTCATCGGCGGCGAGCAATCGTCGCCAGCGGCCATCGATACGGCGATGCAGTTCTATCGCGCCATCGGCAAGCGTCCGATTCACGTGAAGAAAGAGGTCAAGGGCCATATCGCCAACCGACTGCAAGCCGCGCTTTGGCGCGAGGCGATGCATCTCGTCGATACCGGTGTGGCGTCCGTCGCCGATATCGACGACGCGATCGCTTACGGTCCGGGTTTGCGCTGGGCTGCACTGGGGCCATTTCTCAATCTGCATTTGTCGGGAGGCGCAGGTGGGATCGCACATCTGCTGGAGCATCTTGGGCCGCCCATCGAGTCGTGGTGGGCAGACCTCGGCGAGCCCGTGCTGACGGACGACCTGAAGGCACGCATCACTGCCGGCGTCGACGCCGAACTCGCCGGGCGAGGGAACGCACGACTCGAGGCGCAGCGCGACGCCGTGATCCTCGGCATTCTCGCGAGCAAGCCTTAA
- a CDS encoding crotonase/enoyl-CoA hydratase family protein, producing the protein MTYPHLCVRVDDAIAFVTLDRADKRNALCDAAIDSLEAAFRDFDDSVRAVVLSGSGEHFCAGLDLSENSTRDPIDVLRVSQRWHKVFHEIQFGKRPVVAVLHGAVIGGGLELALAAHVRVIERSAFFQLPEGKRGIFVGGGASVRVARILGPDRMTEMMLTGRRYDAVDGERLGLGHYLTQAGEGMALATQLARDTAENSPLSNWATIHALSRIHDMSMADGLFTESVTSALMLATPEARERMERFLGRAAR; encoded by the coding sequence ATGACCTATCCCCATCTGTGCGTGCGCGTCGACGACGCCATCGCCTTCGTCACCCTCGACCGTGCAGACAAGCGCAACGCGCTTTGCGATGCGGCGATCGACTCGCTCGAAGCTGCCTTTCGCGATTTCGACGACAGTGTTCGCGCCGTCGTGCTGAGCGGTTCCGGAGAACACTTCTGCGCAGGACTGGACTTGTCCGAAAACAGCACGCGCGATCCCATCGATGTTCTGCGCGTCTCGCAGCGCTGGCACAAGGTGTTCCACGAGATTCAGTTCGGCAAACGCCCGGTGGTCGCCGTATTGCATGGTGCCGTGATCGGCGGCGGGCTGGAGCTGGCGCTGGCTGCCCATGTCCGTGTCATCGAGCGCAGCGCATTCTTCCAGTTGCCCGAAGGCAAGCGCGGCATCTTCGTGGGTGGCGGAGCATCGGTGCGCGTCGCCCGCATTCTCGGGCCGGACCGCATGACGGAGATGATGCTGACCGGGCGTCGCTATGACGCGGTTGACGGCGAGCGTCTCGGCCTCGGTCACTATCTGACGCAGGCGGGAGAGGGCATGGCGTTGGCGACGCAACTTGCCCGCGACACGGCGGAGAATAGCCCCTTGTCGAACTGGGCGACGATTCACGCACTGTCGCGCATCCACGACATGTCGATGGCCGACGGCCTGTTCACCGAGTCGGTGACGAGTGCGCTCATGTTGGCTACCCCCGAAGCGCGCGAGCGCATGGAACGCTTTCTGGGTCGCGCGGCACGCTAG
- a CDS encoding sigma-70 family RNA polymerase sigma factor, translating to MESHFQREVGALYSDHHGWLRGWLRKKLGNAFDAADLAHDTYLRVLSTGRAPQAEDSRRYLARIANCLVIDLFRRRHIEAAYLEVLATLPEPVVPSPETRALVLEALIEIDALLARLPAKARTAFLLCKLEGLGYRAIAEQMHVSVSSVEKYVAQALRECYAVHYGGGA from the coding sequence ATGGAAAGTCATTTTCAGCGCGAAGTGGGAGCGCTCTATAGCGATCATCACGGCTGGCTGCGCGGTTGGCTACGCAAGAAGCTGGGCAATGCGTTCGACGCTGCCGATCTCGCGCACGACACCTACCTTCGCGTGCTTTCGACCGGCCGTGCGCCGCAGGCAGAAGACTCCCGACGCTATCTGGCCCGCATCGCCAACTGTCTGGTAATCGACCTGTTCCGCCGACGTCATATCGAGGCGGCCTATCTGGAAGTCCTCGCCACCCTGCCCGAGCCAGTCGTGCCGTCGCCCGAAACACGCGCCCTAGTACTCGAAGCGCTGATCGAAATCGACGCGCTGCTTGCACGTCTGCCGGCCAAGGCACGCACCGCTTTTTTGCTCTGCAAACTCGAAGGCCTCGGCTATCGCGCGATTGCCGAGCAAATGCATGTCTCGGTGTCGTCCGTCGAAAAGTACGTCGCCCAGGCGCTGCGCGAATGTTACGCCGTGCACTACGGGGGCGGCGCGTGA
- a CDS encoding ABC transporter substrate-binding protein, with amino-acid sequence MAANRFTRGIAFSGARLRALSLCLAALCAVTQAGAQPAGVAIGVTLSTTGPGASLGIPEKQAIGMLPPTLGGLPARYILLDDATDPTTATKNARRLATEDKVDAIIGSSTTPACLAVAAVAADTRTPQLGLCPFVPSATQMRYVFSLPQSVAVMADAVLDDMKAHKVKTLGFIGFSDSYGEAWLKDIQARAAARQIQVAPVERYARNDQSVTAQVLKMMSANVDAVIIAASGTPGALPMSALRERGYKGRIYQTHGVANNDFLRVAGKSAEGAILPVGNILVAEQLSANHPGKAVATDFVKRYEAQYGAGSRNLFAGYAYDAYLVLDRAVAVAAKQAQPGTQAFRDALVGAIEQTRGLAATHGMINVNAQDHSAYGQDGRVLVTVKGGKWTID; translated from the coding sequence ATGGCGGCAAACAGATTCACACGTGGTATTGCATTCTCTGGCGCGAGACTTCGTGCGCTGTCCCTGTGCCTGGCGGCGCTGTGTGCGGTCACGCAGGCGGGCGCACAACCGGCGGGCGTCGCCATCGGCGTCACGCTCTCCACAACAGGCCCGGGCGCGTCGCTGGGGATTCCGGAGAAACAGGCCATTGGCATGCTCCCGCCGACGCTCGGCGGACTCCCTGCACGCTACATTCTGCTCGACGATGCCACCGACCCGACCACGGCGACCAAGAACGCCCGCCGGTTGGCCACGGAGGATAAGGTCGACGCCATCATCGGATCGTCGACCACGCCGGCATGTCTGGCCGTCGCGGCGGTCGCCGCCGATACGCGCACGCCACAACTGGGCCTGTGTCCGTTCGTACCGAGCGCGACGCAGATGCGCTACGTGTTCTCGTTGCCGCAGTCGGTTGCCGTCATGGCCGACGCGGTGCTGGACGACATGAAGGCCCACAAGGTGAAGACGCTGGGCTTCATCGGTTTCTCGGACTCTTACGGCGAGGCGTGGCTCAAGGACATTCAGGCACGGGCGGCCGCCCGGCAGATTCAGGTGGCGCCGGTTGAGCGCTATGCCCGTAACGATCAGTCCGTGACGGCGCAGGTCCTCAAGATGATGTCGGCCAATGTAGACGCCGTCATCATTGCCGCGAGCGGCACGCCGGGCGCACTGCCGATGAGCGCGTTGCGCGAGCGTGGCTACAAAGGGCGCATCTATCAGACGCACGGCGTGGCGAACAACGACTTCCTGCGGGTGGCGGGCAAGAGCGCCGAGGGGGCGATTCTGCCGGTGGGCAACATTCTGGTGGCAGAACAACTGAGCGCGAATCACCCGGGCAAAGCGGTTGCCACTGACTTCGTCAAGCGCTACGAGGCGCAATACGGTGCCGGTTCGCGCAACCTGTTCGCCGGGTATGCGTATGACGCCTATCTGGTGCTCGATCGCGCTGTTGCCGTGGCGGCGAAACAGGCACAACCGGGCACGCAGGCGTTCCGAGATGCCTTGGTCGGCGCCATCGAGCAGACCCGTGGCCTTGCGGCAACGCACGGCATGATCAATGTCAACGCACAAGACCATTCGGCCTATGGCCAAGACGGTCGCGTGCTCGTCACGGTGAAGGGCGGCAAGTGGACGATCGACTGA
- a CDS encoding feruloyl-CoA synthase, with product MDDRLSVAAAGARRLARPDIEREDRADGSFVIRSRTPLSEFARSPVDWLVQWATRTPDAVFVAERWQAGEGTSATDLWRRITYREALTMARGVGQALLDLAVPRERPVVILSDNSVNHALLVLGAMMAGRQTAIVSSAYSRVAKDMSKLHGILARLDPALVYVEDGEHYAGALADAPIRCPIVATRHARPDWLRFTALAATPASSALDDAFAQVRPEDTAKLLLTSGSTGKPKIVVNTHRMLAANQQMIAQCWHFIDEAAPVVVDWLPWSHTFGANHNFHMALRNGGAFYVDDGRPVPELIGRSVDNLRDVSPTLHFNVPKGFEALAPFLEEDDAFAARFFGRLQVLFYAAASLPPAVWQRFERIASRHCDTLPFFTSAWGATETSPLITSVHFPIPGAGNIGVPAPGNELKFVPNGDKLEMRVRGPSVFHRYVDDPDATANAFDDEGFYRTGDAGRLSDPEDPGAGVIFDGRVSEDFKLTSGTWVSVGALRLRAVTALAPYASDVVIAGHDRDEIGLLIFPSPAMRAKVAHAAQTPHAGKAMAMHDEVRAWIAQALAQLAQDAGSSQRAARAAVLASPPSLEQGEITDKGYVNQRAVLSLREEDVARLYSDCPSVIRLPLP from the coding sequence GTGGACGATCGACTGAGCGTAGCGGCGGCCGGCGCGCGGCGCCTGGCCAGACCGGATATCGAGCGCGAGGACCGTGCGGACGGCAGCTTCGTGATTCGCTCGCGTACCCCCTTGAGCGAGTTTGCCCGCAGTCCGGTCGATTGGCTCGTGCAATGGGCCACGCGCACGCCCGACGCCGTGTTCGTCGCAGAGCGCTGGCAGGCAGGCGAGGGGACTTCGGCGACCGACCTCTGGCGGCGGATTACCTACCGCGAGGCGCTCACGATGGCGCGCGGCGTCGGTCAGGCGTTGCTCGATCTCGCGGTGCCCCGCGAGCGGCCGGTGGTGATCCTCTCGGACAACAGCGTGAACCATGCGTTGCTCGTGCTTGGCGCGATGATGGCGGGGCGTCAGACGGCGATCGTGTCGTCCGCGTACTCGCGCGTCGCGAAGGACATGAGCAAGCTGCACGGCATTCTCGCGCGGCTCGATCCGGCGCTGGTGTACGTGGAGGATGGCGAGCACTATGCGGGTGCGCTCGCCGATGCACCGATCCGCTGCCCGATTGTCGCGACCCGTCATGCGCGGCCGGACTGGCTACGCTTCACTGCGCTAGCGGCCACGCCCGCATCGAGTGCACTCGATGACGCCTTTGCGCAGGTGCGTCCGGAAGACACGGCCAAGCTGTTGCTGACGTCCGGCTCGACCGGGAAACCCAAGATCGTCGTCAACACGCACCGCATGTTGGCGGCGAACCAGCAGATGATTGCGCAATGCTGGCATTTCATCGACGAGGCCGCGCCGGTGGTGGTGGACTGGCTGCCGTGGAGTCACACCTTCGGCGCCAATCACAACTTCCACATGGCGCTGCGCAACGGCGGTGCCTTTTACGTGGACGATGGCCGTCCGGTGCCGGAGTTGATCGGCCGATCGGTCGATAATCTGCGCGACGTTTCGCCCACGTTGCATTTCAACGTACCCAAGGGATTCGAGGCGCTGGCCCCGTTTCTGGAGGAGGACGATGCGTTCGCCGCACGCTTCTTCGGCCGTCTTCAGGTGCTGTTTTACGCGGCCGCCAGCCTGCCGCCGGCCGTGTGGCAGCGCTTCGAGCGAATAGCATCGCGGCACTGCGACACGCTGCCGTTCTTCACCTCGGCGTGGGGAGCGACGGAGACGTCCCCGCTCATCACCAGCGTGCATTTTCCGATTCCGGGCGCCGGCAATATCGGTGTGCCGGCGCCGGGCAACGAACTCAAGTTCGTGCCCAATGGCGACAAGCTGGAAATGCGCGTGCGGGGGCCGTCGGTATTTCATCGCTATGTAGACGATCCGGACGCCACAGCCAACGCGTTCGACGATGAGGGGTTTTACCGCACCGGCGATGCGGGCCGATTGTCCGATCCGGAAGATCCCGGCGCGGGGGTGATTTTCGACGGCCGCGTGTCGGAGGATTTCAAACTCACGAGCGGCACGTGGGTATCGGTCGGTGCGTTGCGCTTGCGTGCCGTGACCGCGCTGGCGCCCTACGCGTCGGATGTCGTGATCGCAGGGCACGACCGCGACGAGATCGGGCTGCTGATCTTCCCGAGTCCGGCCATGAGAGCGAAGGTGGCGCACGCGGCCCAGACGCCTCACGCGGGCAAGGCCATGGCAATGCATGACGAGGTGCGTGCCTGGATCGCGCAGGCGCTCGCACAGCTGGCGCAAGACGCCGGCAGTTCGCAGCGTGCCGCACGCGCCGCCGTTCTGGCGTCGCCACCATCGCTTGAGCAGGGGGAGATCACCGACAAGGGCTACGTCAATCAACGCGCCGTGCTGAGCTTGCGCGAGGAAGACGTTGCACGGCTTTACTCGGATTGCCCATCGGTCATCCGTTTGCCGTTGCCGTGA
- a CDS encoding FecR domain-containing protein → MKTPSHTALSAGALSPEVIERASLWLARLWSDTASAEDVAACECWRAAHPDHERAWQRLGAIGQKFDAVPSRVAFDTLNASATPRVSAAGRRRVLRVFGGVITLAGAGYTLRRSSVWDTVTADYTTGVGEVRSLTLADGTRLWLDTASAVDVRFVPGERRIVLRRGRICIETGSAATANGNSRAPLVVATRQGEIRDIGTRFTVRDGGDRTQVAVFDGIVLVRTAEGARSQRLDAGQAASFSSSAIETVDPADGFDDNAAAWTRAQLIVERMRLGDLVDTLARYRRGVLRCDAAVADLRVSGIFSLADTDRALASLAVGLPVETVYRTRYWVTVKAR, encoded by the coding sequence TTGAAAACGCCCTCGCACACCGCATTGTCGGCGGGTGCCCTTTCACCGGAAGTTATCGAGCGTGCAAGTCTTTGGCTCGCGCGGTTGTGGTCCGACACGGCAAGCGCCGAGGACGTGGCCGCTTGCGAGTGCTGGCGTGCCGCGCATCCCGATCACGAACGCGCATGGCAACGCCTTGGGGCTATCGGACAAAAGTTCGATGCGGTCCCGTCGCGCGTCGCCTTCGACACACTGAATGCGAGCGCCACACCACGCGTCAGCGCCGCAGGACGTCGCCGCGTGCTGCGCGTTTTCGGCGGCGTCATCACGCTGGCCGGCGCGGGCTACACGCTGCGTCGCTCGTCGGTCTGGGACACGGTGACCGCCGATTACACCACCGGCGTCGGGGAAGTTCGAAGCCTGACACTGGCCGACGGGACACGCCTCTGGCTCGATACCGCCTCTGCCGTCGACGTGCGTTTTGTACCCGGCGAGCGTCGCATCGTCCTTCGACGCGGACGCATCTGTATCGAGACAGGCTCGGCGGCGACGGCCAACGGCAACTCGCGTGCGCCCCTCGTCGTGGCAACCCGTCAAGGGGAAATCCGCGACATCGGGACGCGCTTCACGGTGCGCGATGGCGGCGATCGCACGCAGGTCGCCGTGTTCGACGGCATCGTGCTCGTGCGCACCGCCGAGGGCGCACGCTCACAACGCCTTGACGCCGGTCAGGCCGCGAGCTTCTCATCGAGCGCCATCGAGACGGTCGATCCGGCAGACGGCTTTGACGACAACGCAGCAGCCTGGACCCGAGCCCAACTCATCGTTGAGCGCATGCGTCTGGGCGACCTCGTCGACACGCTTGCACGTTACCGGCGAGGTGTTCTGCGATGCGACGCTGCCGTGGCCGATCTGCGCGTCAGCGGCATATTCTCGCTCGCCGATACCGACCGCGCGCTGGCCAGCCTGGCCGTGGGACTACCTGTCGAGACCGTCTACCGCACACGGTACTGGGTCACGGTGAAAGCACGTTAG
- a CDS encoding helix-turn-helix transcriptional regulator, translated as MSQSPADAPPLDSTDDAEAGVSSHLASLARQVRTLRAQRGMTRKQLAAQSGVSLPYLARVEAGTGNVSLAVLHKLAQALNVGVETLVAERSAHDGDLLILVEYLRQQPPEVLSRLRRQIVVPGATDTRRTGQRIALIGLRGAGKSTLGPQLAQAIGAPFIELDKEVEREAGIAIGEVITLYGQAAMRRIERQCIERIIAEHEHVVLATGGGIVSEAPTYERVLRAFRTVWLRARPEVHFQRVMQQNDARIATEALRNEALDHIHRMLDARESLYRLADITLDTSDITPEAALAVLKTDLAPAQAA; from the coding sequence ATGAGCCAATCGCCTGCTGACGCCCCGCCACTCGACTCGACCGACGATGCCGAAGCCGGGGTGTCGTCGCATCTGGCGTCGTTGGCGCGGCAGGTACGCACGCTGCGCGCGCAGCGCGGCATGACGCGCAAGCAACTCGCCGCGCAGTCGGGGGTCTCGCTGCCCTATCTCGCCCGTGTTGAGGCCGGCACCGGCAACGTCTCGCTGGCCGTTCTGCACAAACTGGCGCAAGCGCTGAACGTCGGCGTGGAAACGCTTGTGGCCGAGCGCTCGGCCCATGACGGCGATTTGCTGATCCTCGTCGAGTATCTGCGACAACAACCGCCGGAAGTCCTCTCTCGCCTGCGGCGCCAGATTGTCGTGCCAGGCGCGACGGACACACGCCGCACCGGGCAGCGCATTGCGCTCATCGGCCTGCGCGGCGCCGGCAAATCGACGCTCGGGCCACAATTGGCACAGGCCATCGGCGCACCCTTCATCGAACTGGACAAGGAAGTCGAGCGTGAAGCGGGCATCGCCATCGGCGAGGTCATTACGCTCTATGGGCAGGCCGCCATGCGACGCATCGAACGACAGTGCATCGAACGGATCATTGCCGAGCATGAGCATGTCGTGCTCGCGACGGGCGGCGGCATCGTCTCCGAAGCCCCCACCTACGAGCGCGTGCTCCGCGCGTTTCGCACGGTCTGGCTACGCGCCCGGCCGGAAGTCCACTTCCAGCGCGTGATGCAGCAGAACGACGCCCGCATTGCCACCGAAGCCCTGCGCAACGAGGCGCTCGACCATATCCATCGCATGCTCGACGCCCGCGAATCACTCTACCGATTAGCCGACATCACACTAGATACCTCGGACATCACCCCGGAAGCCGCCCTCGCGGTCCTCAAGACCGATCTGGCCCCCGCGCAAGCCGCCTGA
- a CDS encoding cupin domain-containing protein, giving the protein MKPFQLRLYEDVIAPNHAPIYLAAARRAIYVVRGDVAIEFETGAQHHPAQSAWLGEDDVALIAGSEGATLWRWELMSGEAPSAGEMTSAPGASSTLKLAAPIELDPRQRWLMRCDKVQFPPGGVAHTHVHQGPGVRCTLEGEITIETLGASHTHGPGQAWLELGHAPVLAPTTEARDTTFIRCFILPRACRNRSSIRYVNPEDTNKNKPQRYHVFGERFISLDAQ; this is encoded by the coding sequence GTGAAGCCGTTCCAATTGCGTTTGTACGAAGATGTCATCGCGCCGAACCATGCGCCCATCTATCTGGCGGCCGCGCGTCGCGCGATCTATGTCGTGCGCGGCGACGTGGCCATCGAGTTCGAGACGGGCGCGCAGCATCACCCGGCACAGAGTGCGTGGCTGGGTGAGGACGACGTGGCCTTGATCGCGGGTAGCGAGGGCGCCACGTTGTGGCGTTGGGAACTGATGTCTGGCGAGGCGCCGTCCGCGGGAGAGATGACGTCGGCACCGGGGGCGTCCTCGACACTCAAACTCGCGGCGCCGATTGAGCTGGACCCGCGCCAACGCTGGCTCATGCGTTGCGACAAGGTACAATTCCCCCCCGGCGGCGTGGCGCATACGCACGTGCATCAAGGGCCCGGCGTGAGGTGCACGCTCGAGGGCGAGATCACGATCGAAACGCTCGGCGCGTCGCACACCCACGGGCCGGGACAGGCCTGGCTCGAACTCGGCCACGCACCGGTGCTCGCACCCACGACCGAGGCGCGCGACACGACATTCATCCGCTGCTTCATCCTGCCGCGGGCATGTCGCAATCGCAGCTCGATCCGGTACGTGAATCCCGAGGACACGAACAAGAACAAGCCGCAGCGCTACCACGTGTTCGGCGAGCGTTTCATTTCGCTCGACGCGCAATAG
- a CDS encoding MFS transporter codes for MDTGTTALSAAGAARRPWYRGASPAQWRAFGSAYIGWMLDIMDLMLFAMVIRYISVDLHFDKGVAGMIASLTLLATAFGGLFFGFLADRIGRTRSMILSILCYSIGTALCGFADSVTQLLVFRFLLGLGIGGEWSAGAALITETWPAEHRAKVMAWVQSAFAVGYAVAAIVAAVILPYFGWRWVFAFGLLPTVLAFWVRRHVEEPAIWREQRVRLTLGQTLAMLFGPYARNTTVGLAFTAAAMCGYWGLFTWIPAYLATPVDQGGPGFDLLRSTTWIVIMQIGAAAGFVCFGYIADRIGCRKSFLLFFIVSAVTVPLYVAIREPMLLLVFGPVVAFFGTGFYSGFAPTFAEMFPTQVRATAQGFIYNTGRAASALAPAAVGLLSRGENVSAALGATAGFFLLAAIIVYFFLPESHGEALA; via the coding sequence ATGGACACTGGCACGACCGCCCTGAGCGCGGCGGGTGCAGCACGTCGGCCGTGGTATCGCGGCGCGAGTCCTGCGCAATGGCGGGCATTTGGTTCGGCTTACATCGGCTGGATGCTCGACATCATGGATCTGATGTTGTTTGCGATGGTGATTCGCTACATCAGCGTCGATCTGCATTTCGACAAGGGCGTGGCCGGCATGATTGCCTCGCTGACGCTGCTCGCGACGGCGTTCGGTGGATTGTTCTTCGGCTTCCTCGCCGACCGTATCGGCCGCACCCGGTCGATGATCCTCTCGATCCTCTGTTACTCCATCGGCACGGCACTGTGTGGCTTCGCCGATTCGGTCACACAACTTCTCGTGTTCCGCTTTCTGCTCGGGTTGGGCATTGGCGGCGAATGGTCGGCCGGCGCGGCGCTCATCACCGAGACGTGGCCTGCCGAGCATCGTGCAAAGGTGATGGCATGGGTGCAAAGCGCGTTTGCCGTGGGCTACGCGGTCGCCGCTATCGTGGCGGCCGTGATCCTGCCGTACTTCGGCTGGCGCTGGGTGTTTGCCTTCGGGCTGCTGCCGACGGTGCTCGCGTTCTGGGTGCGTCGCCATGTCGAAGAACCTGCGATCTGGCGCGAGCAACGCGTTCGCCTGACGCTGGGTCAGACGCTTGCCATGCTGTTCGGGCCGTATGCACGCAATACGACCGTCGGGCTTGCCTTCACGGCGGCAGCCATGTGCGGCTATTGGGGACTGTTCACGTGGATTCCGGCGTACCTCGCCACGCCGGTCGATCAAGGCGGCCCGGGGTTCGATCTGCTGCGCTCCACCACGTGGATCGTCATCATGCAGATCGGCGCCGCCGCAGGCTTCGTGTGCTTCGGCTACATCGCCGATCGCATCGGCTGCCGCAAATCGTTTCTGCTCTTCTTCATCGTGTCGGCAGTGACGGTACCGCTTTACGTCGCGATTCGCGAACCGATGCTGCTGCTCGTATTCGGGCCCGTCGTGGCGTTCTTCGGCACAGGCTTCTATAGCGGTTTCGCCCCGACGTTCGCCGAAATGTTCCCCACGCAGGTGCGTGCCACCGCGCAGGGCTTCATCTACAACACGGGACGCGCCGCCAGTGCCCTCGCGCCGGCGGCCGTCGGTTTGCTGTCGCGCGGCGAGAACGTCAGCGCGGCCCTGGGGGCGACCGCCGGCTTCTTCCTGCTCGCCGCGATCATCGTCTACTTCTTCCTGCCGGAAAGTCACGGCGAAGCGCTCGCCTGA
- a CDS encoding BKACE family enzyme, protein MSKPKVIVTIAPTGGMAYKSQNPHLPTQPDEIARDVYDCYNAGASVVAIHARRPDDGATCDPAIYRDINRRIRDKCDIVINNSTGGGVHGEMIGQAENGYWEILWEERLKGMDAGAEMCTLDATTIIASFGGKEILMHTSPERSKHLAVEMKKRGIKPEWEVFSPTHIVQDLATLTAAGFDDEPFFVNLVLGVHRGFQNAMPYTPRVLQSMVDLLPKGSIFCVSGIGPAQLPSAMNSLLLGGHVRVGLEDNLYYEQGVLATNQQLTERVVRLVREMGYEPATPAEARDIMGLPRNREVLPEFAVR, encoded by the coding sequence ATGAGCAAACCGAAAGTCATCGTCACTATCGCCCCGACGGGCGGCATGGCGTACAAATCACAGAACCCCCATCTGCCCACCCAGCCCGACGAGATCGCGCGCGACGTCTACGACTGCTACAACGCGGGCGCAAGTGTGGTGGCGATCCACGCACGCCGCCCGGACGACGGCGCCACATGTGACCCGGCGATCTATCGCGACATCAACCGTCGCATTCGAGATAAGTGCGACATCGTCATCAACAATTCCACGGGCGGCGGCGTACACGGCGAGATGATCGGTCAGGCCGAGAACGGATACTGGGAAATTCTCTGGGAAGAGCGCCTGAAGGGCATGGATGCCGGTGCGGAGATGTGCACGCTCGATGCCACGACGATCATCGCGAGCTTCGGGGGCAAGGAGATCCTCATGCATACGTCACCGGAGCGCTCGAAGCATCTCGCCGTCGAGATGAAGAAGCGTGGCATCAAGCCGGAATGGGAGGTCTTCAGTCCCACGCACATCGTCCAGGACCTGGCCACGCTGACGGCCGCCGGTTTCGACGACGAGCCGTTCTTCGTGAACCTCGTGCTCGGCGTGCATCGCGGGTTTCAGAACGCCATGCCGTACACGCCGCGCGTGTTGCAGTCGATGGTCGATCTGCTGCCCAAGGGAAGCATCTTCTGTGTGAGCGGTATCGGCCCGGCGCAACTGCCGTCGGCCATGAATTCACTGCTGTTGGGCGGGCACGTGCGCGTCGGTCTCGAGGACAACCTGTATTACGAGCAGGGCGTGCTGGCAACGAACCAGCAACTGACCGAGCGCGTCGTGCGCCTCGTGCGCGAGATGGGCTACGAGCCGGCCACGCCCGCCGAAGCGCGCGACATCATGGGGTTGCCTCGCAACCGCGAAGTCCTGCCGGAGTTCGCCGTGCGTTGA